Part of the Sphingobacterium sp. LZ7M1 genome, TAAATCCAGTCTCGTTACTTTCATTAGTTGAGGTTCGGCAGGTAACAGACTTGACCGAAATACACTGTTCGGTGTATCGTCCGTCTCTTTTCTGAAACGTTTACTATCCATTATCCGAGAATTCATCACAGATAAATCGAGTTCGTTAATAACGCTTTGATAAGCCTCGTATATTCCTGTTTTCTCTCGACCATCTACCTGATTCCAAAACATCCACATTTTCTGATCTTCATTACTCTCCTCCGTTTCGGGCAAGCCAAGGAATGCTTTAGTAAAGCTCAGTGTACTTTCCATAACTAGACGGTCAGCACTAATTGGAGAAAAAATAAAATCCATTGTTCTTAAGGTCGTGAGCACACCTTTTGTATTAGCTGTTCCGGGAAGATCAAAAAAAGTTATATCA contains:
- a CDS encoding ParA family protein; this encodes METKKKTLKISFSTPKGGVGKSTMTALLSSVLHYRLAFNVLVMDCDFPQHSLANMRERDLKTIMQNDYHKRAAMKLYQSINKKAYPIISCKPEDALSKALEYVNQSAIEPDITFFDLPGTANTKGVLTTLRTMDFIFSPISADRLVMESTLSFTKAFLGLPETEESNEDQKMWMFWNQVDGREKTGIYEAYQSVINELDLSVMNSRIMDSKRFRKETDDTPNSVFRSSLLPAEPQLMKVTRLDLFIEEFLKIVNL